The following coding sequences lie in one Phragmites australis chromosome 8, lpPhrAust1.1, whole genome shotgun sequence genomic window:
- the LOC133926832 gene encoding uncharacterized protein LOC133926832 translates to MNPTLEHSGFTGKSSNPNTLRNWTSVRPVVMQPKACSTQVDVLTQDSTYFMSRGIKRNWVDLSLGLGNSSSSDSSKQSMGTCCTLSSAAKDRDDGSSIDLDPNFQFSLCNESTSKMGTNACHAKRALEKQPVMDLKLSLTVGPSESVVTDVDLNMTTQDYTILLESCNMASLPTVDEGSTSARWKSGGKLLPFLLPVSSSQSHGPVPLPPTIQQPKDLVACSSRVVSPQQRCSSTKICSQPGCFKGARGSSGRCIAHGGGRRCQREGCKRGAEGKTIFCKGHGGGRRCEHLGCTKSAEGRTDFCIAHGGGRRCSHEGCKKAARGKSGLCIKHGGGKRCQKENCTKSAEGQSGFCIAHGGGRRCKHEGCRKGAQGSTNFCKSHGGGKRCTHPNCSKGAEGSTLFCKGHGGGKRCSAEGCPKSVHGGTQFCVAHGGGKRCVVPGCSKSARGRTDCCVRHGGGKRCQFSGCSKSAQGSTDFCKAHGGGKRCLWGQPGSDLGAGSAACERFSRGKNGLCVAHNALVEDSRVRGGQTLGAIGSPGSVVNLVVNHGALSGTTESGNFNSFNFGQRTSNAVHPAEVLPHVPISAPEGRVRGGNIVAMLANGKNLGKQLNYNLEASTSTHNWL, encoded by the coding sequence ATGAATCCTACACTTGAACACTCAGGGTTTACTGGAAAATCTTCGAACCCAAATACCCTTAGAAACTGGACCAGTGTTAGACCAGTAGTCATGCAACCAAAAGCTTGTTCTACACAAGTTGACGTGCTTACCCAAGACAGCACGTATTTTATGTCAAGAGGGATCAAGCGGAATTGGGTTGACTTGTCACTTGGCTTAGGTAACTCAAGCTCCTCTGACTCCAGCAAGCAGAGCATGGGCACATGTTGCACTTTGTCTTCTGCTGCAAAAGACAGGGATGATGGATCATCTATTGACTTGGACCCAAATTTTCAGTTCAGTCTGTGTAATGAAAGCACTTCAAAAATGGGTACGAATGCTTGTCATGCTAAGAGAGCTTTGGAGAAGCAGCCTGTGATGGATCTTAAGTTATCTTTGACTGTCGGGCCATCTGAATCTGTTGTTACTGATGTGGACCTTAACATGACCACCCAAGATTACACCATATTGCTGGAATCATGCAATATGGCTTCATTGCCAACAGTTGATGAAGGATCTACATCTGCTCGCTGGAAATCTGGTGGTAAGCTACTTCCTTTCCTGTTACCAGTTAGCTCCAGTCAGTCTCATGGTCCTGTTCCACTTCCACCAACGATACAACAGCCGAAAGATCTGGTAGCCTGTTCTTCCAGAGTTGTCAGCCCACAACAGCGCTGTAGTAGCACAAAAATTTGTTCACAACCAGGATGCTTTAAAGGTGCTCGGGGTTCATCTGGGCGCTGCATTGCACATGGTGGGGGCAGAAGGTGCCAGAGAGAGGGTTGCAAGAGAGGGGCTGAGGGGAAAACAATCTTCTGTAAAGGTCATGGAGGAGGTAGGCGCTGCGAGCATCTCGGATGCACAAAGAGTGCTGAGGGTCGCACCGATTTCTGCATAGCTCATGGGGGTGGCCGCCGTTGCAGCCATGAAGGGTGCAAAAAGGCAGCAAGAGGAAAATCTGGCCTTTGTATTAAGCATGGTGGGGGAAAGAGATGCCAAAAGGAGAATTGTACAAAGAGTGCGGAGGGACAGTCTGGCTTTTGCATTGCTCATGGAGGTGGGCGGCGCTGCAAACATGAAGGTTGCAGAAAAGGTGCTCAAGGCAGTACTAATTTCTGCAAATCTCATGGAGGTGGCAAGAGATGCACGCATCCGAATTGCAGCAAGGGTGCTGAGGGAAGCACACTCTTCTGCAAGGGCCATGGAGGAGGGAAACGCTGTTCAGCTGAAGGCTGCCCAAAGAGTGTCCATGGTGGCACCCAGTTTTGTGTAGCGCATGGAGGCGGGAAGCGATGTGTGGTACCAGGATGCTCCAAGAGTGCTAGGGGACGGACAGATTGCTGTGTTCGCCATGGTGGGGGCAAACGATGCCAATTTTCTGGCTGCAGCAAGAGTGCACAGGGGAGTACTGACTTTTGCAAGGCTCATGGGGGAGGTAAGCGTTGCTTATGGGGCCAACCAGGATCTGACCTTGGTGCTGGCAGTGCTGCTTGTGAACGCTTTTCAAGGGGAAAGAATGGACTGTGCGTCGCACACAATGCTCTGGTGGAAGACAGTCGAGTCCGTGGTGGCCAGACACTTGGTGCTATTGGCTCACCAGGATCTGTCGTGAACTTGGTTGTTAATCATGGGGCCCTTTCTGGAACCACCGAAAGCGGGAATTTCAACTCTTTCAATTTCGGTCAAAGGACCAGCAATGCCGTGCATCCTGCAGAGGTTCTTCCTCATGTGCCAATCTCTGCTCCAGAGGGGAGGGTGCGTGGTGGTAATATTGTGGCTATGCTTGCTAATGGCAAGAATCTTGGAAAGCAATTAAACTACAATCTGGAGGCTAGCACCTCTACTCACAATTGGCTGTAG